CTGGCGGCGGGCGGTGCTGCTGATCCTGGTGGCCGCCGTCGTGGTGCCCGGCCTGATCTTCGCCGCGACCGCCTGGAACACCCGTCCGGTCTCGGCGTCCGAGGCCGCCGAGGTCCAGCGGATGGTCGAGGAACAGAGGCAGGACCCCTCGGTGCAGAAGCAGCTCGACCGTTGTGTCGCCAAGCCCCAGCGGTACGGCGTGGACCCGAGCGGCGACGTCCAGGCCGCCTGCGAGGAGATGACGCTGCCGCAGCCGGAGTGGTTCTCCACGCGCCAGCCCCTCGACCTGCGCACCGAGCTGGAGCAGGGCTCCCTGCTCGGGGTCGCCGTCGTGCTGACGATGCTCCTGCTGCTCGTCGGGACCACCTTCGTCGGCCACGACTGGAACAGCGGCTCGATGAGCAACCAGCTGCTCTTCGAGCCCCGCCGCGCCCGGGTCTGGGCCGCCAAGGGCGCGGTCGTCCTGGGGACCGGTCTGCTCCTCGCGGGCGTCGTGCTGGCGTCGTACTGGGGTGGCCTGCTCGCCCTCGCCCACGCCCGCGACCTGGCGGTGCCGGACGGGCTGGTGTCGAAGGGGTACGGCGTGGTGCTCCGCGGCGCCCTGCTGGCGGCGTTCGCGGGGCTCGGCGGCTACGCGCTCACCATGCTGTTCCGCAGCACGGTCGCCACCCTCGGCGTGATGTTCGCGGTCGCCATCGCGGGACCGCTGCTCATCACGCTGCTCGGCTTCCCCGGCAACCAGCGCTACATGCCGCAGAACAACTACGCGGCGGTGCTGTTCAAGGACACGACGTACTACGACGAGTCGGCCTGCGCCCAGAGCCCGGACGGGTCCTGCGAGCAGCACCTGCGGCTGGCCGGCGGGACGACCTACTTCGCGACGCTGCTGCTGCTCGCCGGGGTGCCCTCGGTGCTGTCGTTCCGGCGCCGGGACGTGCCCTGACCGCTCCGGTCAGGGCACCTAGCCGACGGTGAAGGCGACGACGTCGGGCGCACCGCCGCCGATGCTCTTGAGGTGCACGTCGAACGGCAGGCCGCGGATCGTGATCTGCACCTGCGCGCTCTCGCCGGGGCCGAGCCGGACCTCGCCGTTCTTCACGGTGGCGAGCTCGGGCGGGTCGACCGTCACCTGGTAGCCGTCGGGCAGCCGACCGGTGTTGGTGAGCGTCTCGGTGATCGTCTCGCCCGGGGTGCCGGAGCGCGGCCCGGTCAGCGAGGAGTCGAACGGGTTCTCGGCGCTGCCCTGGCCGGGGACGGGCGTCGACGTCGCGGGGCCCTCGGGGCCGTTGCCGTCGGTGTTCGCGTCGCCGCTGCAGGCACCGAGCAGGCTGCCGAGGAGGACGGTGGTGGAGGCGGCCACGAGGAGCCGTGTGCGAGTGGAGTTCATGGTGTCCCGACGGTATCCCGGCGGGCGTCGAGGCGAATTGGGCGGCCCTGTCCCCCGGCGTACAGTTGGGCGATGTGACCCAAGCTCCCGCACCAGAAGGCCGCAAGCTCCTCCGTCTGGAGGTCCGCAACGCGGAGACGCCGATCGAGCGCAAGCCGGAGTGGATCAAGACGCGGGCGACGATGGGCCCGGCGTACAAGGAGCTCCAGAGCCTGGTCAAGGGCGAGGGCCTCCACACCGTCTGCCAGGAAGCCGGCTGCCCCAACATCTTCGAGTGCTGGGAGGACCGCGAGGCGACCTTCCTCATCGGCGGCGACCAGTGCACGCGTCGCTGCGACTTCTGCCAGATCGACACCGGCAAGCCGCAGCCGCTCGACCGCGACGAGCCGCGCCGCGTCGCGGAGTCGGTGCAGAAGATGCAGCTGCGCTACGCGACCATCACCGGCGTCGCCCGCGACGACCTCGAGGACGGCGGCGCGTGGCTGTACGCCGAGACCGTGCGCGCCATCCACGAGCTGAACCCCGACACCGGAGTCGAGAACCTCATCCCCGACTTCAACGGCAAGCCGGACCTGCTCCGCGAGGTCTTCGAGTCGCGGCCCGAGGTGCTCGCCCACAACGTCGAGACCGTCCCGCGCATCTTCAAGCGGATCCGCCCGGCCTTCCGGTACGAACGCTCGCTCGACGTGATCACCCAGGCCCGCGACTTCGGCCTCGTCACCAAGTCCAACCTGATCCTCGGCATGGGCGAGACCCGCGAGGAGATCTCCCAGGCCCTGCGCGACCTGCACGGCGCCGGCTGCGAGCTGATCACGATCACGCAGTACCTCCGCCCCTCGCTGCGCCACCACCCGGTGGAGCGCTGGGTGAAGCCCGAGGAGTTCGTCGAGCTCAAGGACGAGGCCGACCAGATCGGCTTCTCCGGCGTCATGTCCGGGCCGCTGGTGCGCTCGTCGTATCGCGCCGGTCGGTTGTACGGTCAGGCGATGGCGGCCCGCGAGGGCGCGGCCGTCTGACCGCCCGCCCGGCAGGGCTCGCCCGCGAGTAGCCTGCTCCCGCCCGCATCGAACCCCGCATCGACCCGCACAGGTAAGGCAGCACCCACATGGCCAAGGCACCGGAGACCGACCCCGAGAAGATGGGTCGTCGGCAGCAGTTCGTCGAGACCTACCGGATGGCGAAGAAGACCGACACCAAGCTCGGGCTCTACCTCCTGGCGTCCTTCCTGGTGGCCGGCCTGCTCGGCTTCGTGGTGTTCTACCTGCTGCCGGGCGACGGCGTCATCGGCGTCGTCATCGCCGTGGTCGGCGGCCTGCTCTTCGGGGCCCTCGCGGCCATGATCGTCTTCGGCCGGCGCGCCCAGTCGGCGGCGTACGGCCAGATGGAGGGCCAGCCCGGCGCCGCCGCGGCCGCCCTCCGGATGCTGCGCCGCGGCTGGAAGACCGACCCGGTCATCGCCTTCACCAAGCAGCAGGACGTCGTGCACCGGGTCGTCGGCCCTCCCGGCATCGTCCTCATCGGCGAGGGCAACCCGAACCGCCTGCGCCAGCTGATGGCCAGCGAGCGCCGCAAGCACGAGCGCGTCGTCTCCGAGACCCCGATCCACGAGATCGTCAGCGGCAACGGCGAGGGCCAGGTGCCGCTGCCGAAGCTGGTCAAGCACGTCACCAAGCTCGGCCGTCAGGTCAAGCCCGCCGACATGACCGACATCCTGAACCGCCTCAAGGCGCTCGACGCCAACCGGTCGGCCATCCCGATGCCCAAGGGCCCGGTGCCGACCAGCATGAAGGGCATGCGCCAGAACATGCGCGGCCGCTAGGCGACCGTCCGGTGGTTGAGGAGGTCGCGCAGCGACCGTCTCGAAACCACCCGACCGCACTGTGTGGTTGATCGGTGTCACCAGGTGACACCGATCAACCACACAGCTGCTTCCAGCCGGCTCAGCCCGCCTGGTTGAACGGCGAGTCCTCGGTGACCTCGCTGGCCGGGGGCGCCTCGATCGAGACGTCCTTGCCGTAGTCGGACAACGTCGTCAGGGTCGAGCCCGCCTGGCCGAGGTCGACCTTGAGCTGCTGGAAGCGACCCTCGGAGTCGAACCACACGTCGTACGGCAGCGAGGCCGGCATGCCGGTGGCCGGGAGGTCCTGGCCGAAGCCCTCGAGGAGCTTCTTGGTGTTGACGGCGGCGGTGTAGTGCCGGGCGGTGCCGCCGGCGAGATCCTCCTCGCCCACGTAGGTGACCTTCTCGATGGCGCCGCCGAGGTTCTCGAGCGCGCTCTTCGGGTCCATGCTGTCGGCGAACTGGCCGCCGAGCGGGTTGTTCGGGTCGCTGAGGTCGAGCTTGGCGAACTTGCCCTTCGTCATCGACCCGAGCTTGAGGTAGAGGATGCCGTCGATGATCCGGGACTCCACGTCCTGGTCGCCGAACAGGTCGCCGGTCATGGTCATCGCGGCGGCCGGCGGGTCGGTGGAGTAGTCGACGTCGCCCTCGCCGTTCATCGCACCGCCCATCACCTTGGAGGTGAGGGTCGCGTGCGCGGTCGTGACCTGGTCGAAGCTCGCCTTCATCAGCGCGGTGAACTCGGCGGGGTCGACGTCCGAGCCCTCGGCGGGCGCCTCGGCCGGAGCCTCGGCGGACGGGCTGCTCGACTCCTCCGGCGTGGACGCCGAGGAGGAGCTGGAGGAGCTCGCGTCGGTCGCCTTCGTGTCGTCACCGCCGCAGGCGGAGAGCGAGGTGAGCGCCAGCGGCACGAGCGCGGCGGCGGCGAGGGAACGGCGGACGGTGTAACGACGGGACACGGTGGTCACCTTTCGACGAGGAAGCTCTCGTCGAGACTATGTCCGC
The Nocardioides luti genome window above contains:
- the lipA gene encoding lipoyl synthase, whose translation is MTQAPAPEGRKLLRLEVRNAETPIERKPEWIKTRATMGPAYKELQSLVKGEGLHTVCQEAGCPNIFECWEDREATFLIGGDQCTRRCDFCQIDTGKPQPLDRDEPRRVAESVQKMQLRYATITGVARDDLEDGGAWLYAETVRAIHELNPDTGVENLIPDFNGKPDLLREVFESRPEVLAHNVETVPRIFKRIRPAFRYERSLDVITQARDFGLVTKSNLILGMGETREEISQALRDLHGAGCELITITQYLRPSLRHHPVERWVKPEEFVELKDEADQIGFSGVMSGPLVRSSYRAGRLYGQAMAAREGAAV
- a CDS encoding LppX_LprAFG lipoprotein; this translates as MSRRYTVRRSLAAAALVPLALTSLSACGGDDTKATDASSSSSSSASTPEESSSPSAEAPAEAPAEGSDVDPAEFTALMKASFDQVTTAHATLTSKVMGGAMNGEGDVDYSTDPPAAAMTMTGDLFGDQDVESRIIDGILYLKLGSMTKGKFAKLDLSDPNNPLGGQFADSMDPKSALENLGGAIEKVTYVGEEDLAGGTARHYTAAVNTKKLLEGFGQDLPATGMPASLPYDVWFDSEGRFQQLKVDLGQAGSTLTTLSDYGKDVSIEAPPASEVTEDSPFNQAG
- a CDS encoding DUF4191 domain-containing protein, with the protein product MAKAPETDPEKMGRRQQFVETYRMAKKTDTKLGLYLLASFLVAGLLGFVVFYLLPGDGVIGVVIAVVGGLLFGALAAMIVFGRRAQSAAYGQMEGQPGAAAAALRMLRRGWKTDPVIAFTKQQDVVHRVVGPPGIVLIGEGNPNRLRQLMASERRKHERVVSETPIHEIVSGNGEGQVPLPKLVKHVTKLGRQVKPADMTDILNRLKALDANRSAIPMPKGPVPTSMKGMRQNMRGR
- a CDS encoding ABC transporter permease subunit, whose protein sequence is MRALLSVELTRFRWRRAVLLILVAAVVVPGLIFAATAWNTRPVSASEAAEVQRMVEEQRQDPSVQKQLDRCVAKPQRYGVDPSGDVQAACEEMTLPQPEWFSTRQPLDLRTELEQGSLLGVAVVLTMLLLLVGTTFVGHDWNSGSMSNQLLFEPRRARVWAAKGAVVLGTGLLLAGVVLASYWGGLLALAHARDLAVPDGLVSKGYGVVLRGALLAAFAGLGGYALTMLFRSTVATLGVMFAVAIAGPLLITLLGFPGNQRYMPQNNYAAVLFKDTTYYDESACAQSPDGSCEQHLRLAGGTTYFATLLLLAGVPSVLSFRRRDVP